From a region of the Halolamina sp. CBA1230 genome:
- the mdh gene encoding malate dehydrogenase, producing MTKVSVVGAAGTVGAAAGYNLALRDIVDELVYVDIPEQEDVTVGQAADANHGVAYDSNTTVRQGGYEATAGSDVVIITAGIPREPGQSRIDLAGDNAPIMEDIGASLAEHNDDFVTITTSNPVDLLNRHLYETGDRDRSKVIGFGGRLDSARFRYVLSERFDTQVKNVEATILGEHGDAQVPAFSKVRVDGRDPEFSPEEREEILGDLQQSAMDVIERKGATEWGPATGVAHMAESVIRDTGEVLPGSIVLDGEYGYEDTAFGVPLKLGSDGVEEVIEWELADYEADLMDDAAEKLRDQYGKIE from the coding sequence ATGACGAAAGTCAGCGTAGTCGGTGCGGCAGGGACCGTCGGCGCGGCCGCGGGATACAACCTCGCGCTCCGGGATATCGTCGACGAACTGGTGTACGTCGACATCCCCGAGCAGGAGGACGTCACCGTCGGCCAGGCCGCCGACGCCAACCACGGCGTCGCGTACGACTCGAACACGACCGTCCGGCAGGGCGGCTACGAGGCCACCGCCGGCTCTGACGTGGTGATCATCACCGCCGGCATCCCCCGCGAACCGGGCCAGAGTCGGATCGACCTCGCGGGCGACAACGCGCCGATCATGGAGGACATCGGCGCCTCGCTCGCCGAGCACAACGACGACTTCGTCACCATCACCACCTCCAACCCCGTCGACCTGCTGAACCGCCACCTGTACGAGACCGGCGACCGCGACCGCTCGAAGGTGATCGGCTTCGGCGGCCGGCTCGACTCCGCGCGGTTCCGGTACGTGCTCTCCGAGCGGTTCGACACGCAGGTCAAAAACGTCGAGGCGACGATCCTCGGCGAACACGGCGACGCGCAGGTGCCCGCTTTCTCGAAGGTGCGCGTCGACGGGCGCGACCCCGAGTTCTCTCCCGAGGAACGCGAGGAGATCCTGGGCGACCTCCAGCAGTCCGCGATGGACGTGATCGAGCGCAAGGGCGCGACCGAGTGGGGGCCCGCGACGGGCGTCGCCCACATGGCCGAGTCGGTGATCCGCGACACCGGCGAGGTGCTGCCGGGGAGTATCGTGCTCGACGGCGAGTACGGCTACGAGGACACCGCGTTCGGCGTCCCGCTGAAGCTCGGCTCAGACGGCGTTGAGGAAGTGATCGAGTGGGAGCTCGCCGACTACGAGGCCGACCTGATGGACGACGCCGCGGAGAAGCTCCGCGACCAGTACGGGAAGATCGAGTAG
- a CDS encoding GNAT family N-acetyltransferase: MSHTTFVDGDRIDLRPPCEDDVPFLVEAENHPQVRRHVSRFRTPIDETTYREERWPPSNDDDGVELLVVPKSGEFGGDLVGSVSLAPIQQPDGYANFGVWLHPDAWGDGFALEAGARLLDYGFRSHRLHRVSATVAADNDASRRLCARLGFVEEGAAREAWFLDGAHVDAVHYGLLEREWDGPAAVLE, translated from the coding sequence ATGTCACACACGACGTTCGTCGACGGCGACCGTATCGACCTCCGACCACCCTGCGAGGACGACGTTCCGTTCCTCGTCGAGGCGGAGAACCACCCCCAAGTCAGACGCCACGTCTCCCGGTTCCGAACGCCGATCGACGAGACCACCTACCGCGAGGAGCGCTGGCCGCCGTCGAACGACGACGACGGCGTCGAACTGCTCGTGGTCCCGAAATCCGGCGAGTTCGGGGGTGATCTAGTCGGCTCCGTCAGCCTCGCGCCGATCCAGCAGCCCGACGGCTACGCCAACTTCGGCGTCTGGCTCCACCCCGACGCGTGGGGGGACGGGTTCGCGCTCGAAGCCGGCGCCCGACTGCTCGACTACGGGTTCCGCTCGCACCGACTCCACCGCGTCTCCGCGACTGTCGCGGCTGACAACGACGCCTCGCGGCGGCTCTGTGCGCGGCTGGGGTTCGTCGAGGAGGGCGCCGCCCGCGAGGCGTGGTTCCTCGACGGCGCGCACGTCGACGCCGTCCACTACGGCCTGCTCGAACGCGAGTGGGACGGGCCTGCGGCCGTTCTGGAGTAG
- a CDS encoding bacterio-opsin activator domain-containing protein, with the protein MPSADSILHRCHLLLVGDTPWLTGFADALERRTAATVDVEPGAAAALDRFRQADVDCVLGAQQLADGSGVELLATIQEETPAFPLVLGARDGSERLASDAIAAGVTDYVPIDGTGEATWETLFERLERALWSARHTATQRDRARQFEAVFQDSRTATWVLDVDGELLRVNRTARGMTDASVEETVGEPFWSLPYWDDATGRDVRRLVERGAAGEFGDVVVVDGPASADRRVIELSVHPVEDERGTVVSLVVEGLDVSERVRLERDLRRSEKLHRATLKYMTDTVLLTDEAGEYEYVCPNVHFIFGYTAEEIRADHPIEELLGDDLFDREELAAEGVLKNIECTVTDEAGREHTLLVNVREVSIQDGRILYTCRDITTRKQREQALTTLQGTAREFLYAETPGAIARHVVDDTADVLGLDAAAVYLYDADENALRPESWSAAVERLHGPPSTVRVDADSPVNRSFVGEETLRFADVHDAHGFDAPASDLRQAAFVPLGDHGVLVVGSAESRSFDDVTVELVDLLAATAEAALDRVERESRLRRQERELQQHNSRLAQLNRINETIRGIDQALVRSETREEIERGVCERLAGDDRFPFAWIGTADPQGDSVEPRQWAGDGGGYLDSRSFPVREEGAEPAGRAAATGEPAGVDDVADDLRQPWRKDALAREFRSSLSVPLRYNDLSYGVLTVYADERDAFDGMTRSVVAELGETVAAAISATERKNALLSPSRTRLQFAVDDPSFVLARLARRADCTLTYRGGVRQTMEGNDVFVAVENGDADAVETAAAELVAVSGIKRITTEGARSVLRLRFADQFLALELADHGAVFHSATATPTGTTLTVDVPENVDTRSVSALITDELAEVELRSKRTLDDAADPYAEFLDRLTERQFEVLQTAYYSGYFESPRASSGETVAETLDISPQAFYRHVRTVQRKLFDTLFDDASDGGVV; encoded by the coding sequence ATGCCGAGCGCTGACAGCATCCTCCACCGTTGTCACCTCCTGCTCGTGGGCGATACGCCGTGGCTCACGGGGTTTGCGGACGCGCTGGAGCGACGGACGGCCGCGACCGTCGACGTGGAGCCGGGCGCCGCGGCGGCGCTCGATCGGTTCCGGCAGGCCGACGTCGACTGTGTGCTCGGCGCCCAGCAGCTGGCCGACGGCTCCGGCGTCGAACTGCTCGCGACGATCCAGGAGGAGACGCCGGCGTTCCCGCTGGTGCTGGGCGCGCGGGACGGCTCCGAACGGCTGGCGAGCGACGCGATCGCCGCGGGCGTAACAGACTACGTCCCGATCGACGGGACGGGCGAAGCGACGTGGGAGACACTGTTCGAGCGGCTCGAACGCGCGCTCTGGTCGGCGCGCCACACCGCCACCCAGCGTGACCGCGCCAGACAGTTCGAGGCCGTGTTCCAGGACTCCAGAACCGCGACGTGGGTGCTCGACGTCGACGGGGAGCTGCTCCGCGTGAACCGGACCGCCCGGGGGATGACCGACGCGTCGGTCGAGGAGACCGTCGGCGAGCCGTTCTGGTCGCTGCCGTACTGGGACGACGCCACCGGGCGCGACGTACGCCGGCTCGTCGAGCGCGGGGCCGCCGGCGAGTTCGGCGACGTGGTCGTCGTCGACGGGCCGGCGTCGGCGGACCGGCGCGTGATCGAACTCTCCGTCCACCCCGTCGAGGACGAGCGCGGGACGGTCGTCTCGCTGGTCGTCGAGGGGCTGGACGTCTCCGAGCGGGTACGGCTGGAGCGCGACCTCAGACGCTCGGAGAAGCTCCACCGCGCGACGCTGAAGTACATGACCGACACGGTGTTGCTGACAGACGAGGCCGGCGAGTACGAGTACGTCTGTCCGAACGTCCACTTCATCTTCGGCTACACCGCCGAGGAGATCCGGGCCGACCACCCGATCGAGGAGCTGCTCGGCGACGACCTGTTCGACCGCGAGGAGCTGGCCGCCGAGGGCGTGCTCAAGAACATCGAGTGTACGGTGACCGACGAGGCCGGGCGGGAGCACACGCTGCTCGTCAACGTCCGGGAGGTGTCGATCCAGGACGGCCGCATCCTCTACACCTGCCGGGACATCACCACCCGGAAACAGCGCGAGCAGGCACTCACCACGCTCCAGGGGACGGCTCGGGAGTTCCTCTACGCCGAGACGCCCGGGGCGATCGCCCGCCACGTCGTCGACGACACGGCGGACGTGCTCGGCCTCGACGCCGCCGCCGTGTACCTGTACGACGCCGACGAGAACGCGCTCCGGCCCGAGAGCTGGTCGGCGGCGGTCGAGCGACTCCACGGCCCGCCGTCGACGGTGCGGGTCGACGCCGACAGCCCCGTCAACCGCTCGTTCGTCGGGGAGGAGACGCTGCGGTTCGCGGACGTGCACGACGCCCACGGCTTCGACGCGCCGGCGAGCGACCTCCGGCAGGCGGCGTTCGTCCCGCTGGGCGACCACGGCGTGCTCGTCGTCGGCTCGGCGGAGAGTCGGTCGTTCGACGACGTGACGGTCGAACTCGTGGACCTGCTGGCGGCGACCGCGGAGGCGGCGCTGGACCGGGTCGAACGGGAGTCCCGGCTCCGCCGGCAGGAGCGGGAGCTCCAGCAGCACAACAGCCGGCTCGCCCAGCTGAACCGGATCAACGAGACCATCCGCGGGATCGATCAGGCGCTCGTTCGCTCGGAGACCCGCGAGGAGATCGAACGCGGCGTCTGCGAGCGGCTCGCGGGCGACGACCGCTTCCCGTTCGCGTGGATCGGGACGGCCGACCCACAGGGCGACAGCGTCGAGCCGCGGCAGTGGGCCGGCGACGGCGGGGGGTATCTCGACAGCCGCTCGTTCCCGGTCCGCGAGGAGGGAGCGGAACCGGCCGGCCGCGCGGCCGCGACCGGCGAGCCAGCGGGCGTCGACGACGTGGCCGACGACCTGCGCCAGCCGTGGCGCAAGGACGCCCTCGCTCGGGAGTTCCGGTCGAGCCTGAGCGTACCGCTGCGGTACAACGACCTCTCCTACGGCGTGTTGACCGTCTACGCCGACGAGCGCGACGCGTTCGACGGGATGACGCGGTCGGTGGTGGCCGAACTCGGCGAGACCGTCGCCGCCGCGATCAGCGCGACCGAGCGCAAGAACGCGCTGTTGAGCCCCTCCCGGACCCGGCTCCAGTTCGCGGTCGACGACCCGAGCTTCGTGCTCGCTCGGCTGGCCCGGCGCGCCGACTGCACGCTCACCTACCGGGGTGGGGTGAGACAGACGATGGAGGGGAACGACGTGTTCGTCGCCGTCGAGAACGGCGACGCCGACGCCGTCGAGACCGCCGCCGCGGAGCTGGTCGCCGTCTCGGGGATCAAACGGATCACCACCGAGGGGGCACGCAGCGTGCTGCGGCTGCGGTTCGCCGACCAGTTCCTCGCGCTCGAACTCGCCGACCACGGCGCCGTGTTCCACAGCGCGACCGCGACGCCAACCGGGACGACGCTCACCGTCGACGTGCCCGAGAACGTCGACACCCGATCGGTGTCCGCGCTGATCACCGACGAGCTCGCCGAGGTCGAGCTCCGCTCGAAGCGCACCCTCGACGACGCCGCCGACCCCTACGCGGAGTTCCTCGACCGGCTGACCGAACGCCAGTTCGAGGTGCTCCAGACCGCCTACTACAGCGGCTACTTCGAGTCGCCGCGTGCCAGCTCCGGCGAGACGGTCGCCGAGACGCTGGACATCTCGCCACAGGCGTTCTACCGCCACGTCCGGACCGTCCAGCGCAAGCTGTTCGACACGCTGTTCGACGACGCCAGCGACGGCGGGGTTGTATAG
- a CDS encoding rubrerythrin-like domain-containing protein → MNDDSHDPTPYECFSCGNIVRADSQPLTCPDCGGEMRNRRTTLE, encoded by the coding sequence ATGAACGACGACAGCCACGATCCGACTCCCTACGAGTGTTTCTCGTGTGGGAACATCGTCCGAGCCGACAGCCAGCCGCTCACCTGCCCCGACTGCGGGGGGGAGATGCGCAACCGACGGACCACACTCGAGTGA
- the gdhB gene encoding glutamate dehydrogenase GdhB, whose amino-acid sequence MSSTTEDTTGGEESDGAEHESALETAKRQLHSAAEHVDVDPNVIERLKHPKKVHEVTVPIERDDGSVDVFTGYRAQHDSVRGPHKGGLRYHPEVTRDECVGLGMWMTWKCAVMDLPFGGAKGGIAVNPKALSEAETERLTRRFAEELRGAIGPNKDIPAPDMGTSPQTMAWLMDAYSMQEGETTPGVVTGKPPVVGGSEGRDEAPGRSVAIVAREAAAHYDMPLSETSIAIQGYGSVGANAARLLDEWGANVVAVSDVNGGIYDPNGLDTSSIPSHHEEPEAVLGHPAPRQVSNEELLELDADVLIPAAVGNVITADNADDVRADVVVEGANGPTTSTADRILEERGIPVIPDILANAGGVTVSYFEWLQDINRRAWSLERVHRELEEEMVGAWETVRDRREEYDVSWRDAAYIVALTRVAEAHDARGLWP is encoded by the coding sequence GTGAGTTCTACGACCGAAGACACGACGGGCGGGGAGGAGAGCGACGGCGCCGAACACGAGTCGGCGCTCGAGACGGCGAAGCGACAGCTCCACAGCGCGGCCGAGCACGTCGACGTGGACCCCAACGTGATCGAGCGGTTGAAACACCCGAAGAAGGTCCACGAGGTGACCGTGCCGATCGAACGCGACGACGGCTCCGTCGACGTGTTCACGGGGTATCGTGCCCAGCACGACAGCGTCCGCGGCCCGCACAAGGGCGGGCTGCGCTACCACCCCGAGGTGACCCGCGACGAGTGTGTGGGGCTCGGGATGTGGATGACCTGGAAATGTGCGGTGATGGATCTCCCGTTCGGCGGCGCGAAAGGCGGGATCGCGGTCAACCCCAAGGCGCTGAGCGAGGCCGAGACCGAGCGGCTCACCCGCCGGTTCGCGGAGGAGCTCCGGGGCGCCATCGGGCCGAACAAGGACATCCCCGCCCCCGACATGGGGACCAGCCCGCAGACGATGGCGTGGCTGATGGACGCCTACTCGATGCAGGAGGGGGAGACGACGCCGGGCGTCGTCACGGGGAAGCCGCCGGTGGTCGGCGGCAGCGAGGGGCGCGACGAGGCGCCCGGCCGGAGCGTCGCCATCGTCGCCCGCGAGGCGGCCGCCCACTACGACATGCCCCTGTCGGAGACCTCGATCGCGATCCAGGGGTACGGCAGCGTCGGCGCCAACGCGGCGCGGCTGCTCGACGAGTGGGGCGCGAACGTGGTCGCCGTCAGCGACGTGAACGGCGGCATCTACGACCCCAACGGGCTCGACACCTCGTCGATCCCCAGCCACCACGAGGAGCCCGAAGCGGTGCTCGGTCACCCTGCACCCCGGCAGGTCAGCAACGAGGAGCTGCTCGAACTCGACGCGGACGTGCTGATCCCCGCCGCCGTCGGGAACGTCATCACTGCCGACAACGCCGACGACGTGCGAGCCGACGTGGTCGTCGAGGGCGCCAACGGGCCGACGACCAGCACGGCCGACAGGATCCTCGAGGAGCGCGGCATCCCCGTGATCCCGGACATCCTCGCGAACGCCGGCGGGGTGACGGTGAGCTACTTCGAGTGGCTGCAGGACATCAACCGCCGCGCGTGGTCGCTGGAGCGCGTCCACCGCGAACTCGAAGAGGAGATGGTCGGCGCGTGGGAGACGGTTCGTGACCGCCGCGAGGAGTACGACGTGAGCTGGCGCGACGCCGCCTACATCGTCGCCCTCACGCGGGTCGCGGAGGCTCACGACGCCCGCGGTCTCTGGCCCTGA
- a CDS encoding AIM24 family protein translates to MELEQFVDANAPEDAGTGFRKENNRLLKIPVDGLVTVKVGTMVAYTGDLTFTGRSSAEGGLTGLVKDAVTDEGTPVMEAEGTGSLYLADQGKKVQILSLDESESISVNGTDVLAFEEQVDYEIGTIGSLSGAAAGGLTNVYLSGPGDVAISTHGDPLVMSPPVTTDPDATVAWSSDLSPSIGRNKMIELGQQSGESMQMEFTGSEGFVVVQPYEEGGQM, encoded by the coding sequence ATGGAACTAGAGCAGTTCGTCGACGCGAACGCCCCCGAGGACGCTGGTACCGGCTTCCGGAAGGAGAACAACCGACTGCTGAAGATCCCGGTCGACGGGCTCGTCACGGTGAAGGTGGGCACGATGGTCGCCTACACTGGCGACTTGACGTTCACCGGCAGGTCCTCCGCGGAGGGCGGGCTCACCGGGCTCGTCAAGGACGCGGTCACCGACGAGGGAACGCCGGTGATGGAGGCGGAGGGAACCGGCTCGCTGTATCTCGCCGACCAGGGCAAGAAGGTCCAGATCCTCTCGCTCGACGAGAGCGAGTCGATCTCGGTCAACGGCACCGACGTGCTCGCCTTCGAGGAGCAGGTCGACTACGAGATCGGCACGATCGGCAGCCTCTCCGGCGCCGCCGCCGGCGGGCTGACGAACGTCTACCTCTCCGGCCCCGGCGACGTGGCGATCTCGACCCACGGCGATCCGCTGGTGATGTCGCCGCCGGTCACGACCGACCCGGACGCGACCGTCGCGTGGAGTTCTGACCTCTCGCCCTCGATCGGGAGGAACAAGATGATCGAGCTCGGCCAGCAGTCCGGCGAGTCGATGCAGATGGAGTTCACCGGCTCCGAGGGGTTCGTCGTCGTCCAGCCGTACGAGGAAGGCGGCCAGATGTAG
- a CDS encoding HIT domain-containing protein, whose protein sequence is MDQLFAPWRIDWVERDPEDEEIDGCPFCVLPERDDDRESKIVARSEHSFVLLNNAPYAPGHVMVIPDQHTGEWADLSDAELLDHAKLKVATIDALEAAMDPDGVNAGENLGGDAAGGSIDDHLHTHLIPRWSGDTNFMPIVSDTKVIVEALGDSYDKLHEAFAERSAAESDVERTEAVELRFD, encoded by the coding sequence ATGGACCAGCTGTTCGCCCCCTGGCGCATCGACTGGGTCGAGCGCGACCCCGAGGACGAGGAGATCGACGGCTGCCCGTTCTGTGTTCTCCCGGAACGCGACGACGACCGCGAGAGCAAGATCGTCGCTCGCAGCGAGCACTCGTTCGTCCTGCTCAACAACGCCCCCTACGCGCCGGGCCACGTGATGGTCATCCCCGACCAGCACACCGGCGAGTGGGCCGACCTCTCGGACGCGGAACTGCTCGACCACGCGAAGCTGAAAGTCGCGACCATCGACGCGCTGGAGGCGGCGATGGACCCCGACGGCGTCAACGCCGGCGAGAACCTCGGCGGCGACGCCGCGGGCGGGTCGATCGACGACCACCTCCACACCCACCTGATCCCGCGCTGGTCGGGCGACACGAACTTCATGCCGATCGTCTCGGACACGAAAGTGATCGTCGAGGCGCTCGGGGACAGCTACGACAAGCTCCACGAGGCGTTCGCGGAACGGTCGGCCGCCGAGAGCGACGTCGAGCGGACCGAGGCGGTCGAACTGCGGTTCGACTAG